Genomic window (Plasmodium knowlesi strain H genome assembly, chromosome: 9):
AAGTACGGTCCCCACCAGCATGTGGTCTGACCAGCGCAGTCCGCGAACGTATGAGCCTTGTTTTGCCCGCGGGTTTACAGAAGTGCTTACATACGTGTGTACATACCTAggcatgtacgtatgtgtatgcaAGTCTTTGTATGACCCCCCCCACCGAGAACATTGTATGAGGAAAcgacaaaaaatttaaaaaggaagttcGAAAAATTAAGCAGTGGCCAAAAGTAGTGCGAATGGAAagataaaatgaatacaaaGATGAACTACTGCATGCATGTAAGTTTGTTAAAACGAGCctaaatgaaaagaagggtACTCGGATCATATACGCATAGCTGTGTAGGCAGATATGCTCATACACTTAAACGCTGGCGGGGTGTGATCaatagatgaaaaaaaaaaatttccctgCAATGACAACACGGGTGGCGTGAGGAATTATCAACGAGGAGGCAATCACCGTATGAACACATGTAAATAACGtctacgaaaaaaataattaaaaaaaaaaaaattaaaaagaatgctATTCATTTTACGAATAAAGAATTTCATTAAAGGATCCGCTATTTGCGCGGATAGAGAGACagaggaaaatttaaaaaaaaaaatgagcaaagaGGTTAATCAAATTTGTACGAGGTAAATCTCCGTTGGAGTAATGTATTCCCAGGCAACTCCGTTCAAGTTTCCCCCTCTccaagttctttttttttttttcccttttcgtcgtcatccttttattttcgacGAATATAGTGCATTAGATCAACCTTTCCTCTTTGCCTAAAGAGGGTGTTGTCGAACTGGTTGGTTGGTCTGTCCGCGAGACTTGGTTGCCATTCTGAAGTGAGCATAGGGCAGGGACTCTCCACTTCATAACTTATTAATCGTCACACCTCACGTGTACTACATGTACGCAGGGAGGATGCACCAATCTCCATCAAGCAACGTGAAAACGTTAGAGTTGTGTTCACTGCACACAGTGGTGGACGAAGCATCCTGCGAAGAGGGGCAGTTGCCGCCCTTCTCCCAGTTGGAAAGTAAGTGCAGTACATACTCCGAAGCGAATCTCACAGCGTCATGCTCTGCTATCTGCTCATAATTAAAAACTTCGAACAAAATTGCCTCCTCCTTGTTTATAGTCAGCACAATGTTCGTATCGTTAAAGTCGCCTGTGTTGGCAAGGGAAACGACACTATAAGTTACTCCATCACggtgttttaaaaatgacTCGACAGGATTCTTCCCATCCGTGCGTGATGTGcccattttctccttttcgacACATTTTGACTCCTCCTCCGTATCATTCCcgtattcatttttcaaatggaaGAGAGTCACACGCCCTCCATCCTCTGTACTCGCGCTGTCCCCTCCCTCACTGCCTCGGTTATCCTCTCCACGGTTGTTGGCATCGCATCCGTTGCTACCACTGCTGTCATTGCTCCCGGGAAGGAGCAGCATTTCTTTGGCTATATTATACCtatgtaaattttcttcactcattttctgctccttttttacttGCTTGTAATTCCCTTTGGGGCAGACGGTAGAGGGGGGCAAAGCCAACTTGGTGTTCTTCTTTCCTACTTCTGTTTTTACAGCTCCTTTTGTTTCACCTTTATTTCTACCCATTATTGCTGATTCTCCTTTTGAAGAGTTTCCACGGTTAGGTTTATCCTGCTGGTTTTTAACAAGACGCGTTTTGTTCACTCCCTCCATGGATTCCTCGCCACTTTCAATCTTAACCTTCTGGTTGGATGTCTTCAAAATAATGTCGCCCTTggatttctccttctcctcattggTCATATAATTAATTAGCGTGCACACAACATTGTTGTATTCTAGTTTGTCTACCCctgtcttctttttttcattttcctgtGGTGGCATATTTCTATGCAAGCCACTAAAGTACATGCCTGTCTGCTTCTCCTTGATCAAGACTATTTTGGTCCCCTTCTTAGTTACGTACATTTCTTCAAACACATAATTGCAACTTTGCCCTTTGGTCATTTCGAGGTTAACTTTATCGCTGCATGGGGAAACGCTGTGTCCTTGGCACTTGCTGAGGGGGCCGACGTACACCAGGCTCTTCACCTCGTCTTCATTGATCTGGAAGATTCCCCTTGTTACGTTCCTGTAGGAAAGCAGGCTTCGTGGCGGGTAGTAGGGGGGTAAACGGATGAGTGTATAAACAGATGAACTGATAAACGGATGACTTCATGTGAAGTTACTCGGTTAGTTCATGTACGTGTACACCATGAATGAGTCACTTCTTTGACTTACTACTTCTTCGCGCTTTCCTGCTTCACGTCCAGGAACTATCacagagggaaaagaatGCACCGGGGGGGGGTTAGTGAGAAACGGGGCCAAAGGATAGCACAATTTAATCGAGAGAGATCAGGTCCATGCTGATCTCAGAACGAATGTCGCTCTCCTTACCAAGTCCGTATTGTAGGCGCAAATGAAGCGATGGCTTGTACTTCCGCTGTACAGGTACCCATCCCTCGATTTAAGGATACTCTTGCAAATGTCTACGTAGCCAGACCACAGCTTCGAGGAAatacataataaaaataaaataataatatgtcTTATTACATTCTTAAAGATAATGTGgagatatatacatgcacagtGCTTCCAACTGAACATGGGTGCAATCCCTCCTCTTCATTGGCCACTTCCTAGACAACTTGCCACACTTACCGTTttgagaaggaaagactgaGGATGCCCATCAAAGCGCATATCGTCCCTATCCCGGATCTTGTTCTTAATGATTAAATTGGATAGCTTCTACAAAAAGAATTtcagagaaaagaaagagtcGCAAAAATTAGCAGCCTATAATAGTCAATCCACTTAATAGGCCTAAAAAACATCACAAGGATGTGAGCCAGATATTTATGCAAAATGAGGGAGACGTTTTACTTGATATAAATCAGCTTCGATGCTGGTCATTTCGCTTGTCCTGCTGTCCCAAATTTTGCTGAGCTCCTCTTTGTGATTCTTCAGAGACAAATTTTCATTCTGGGGcagatgatgaaaatggCACAAGGGTGAGAAATAGGCTAGTTGTAAATCGAGAAAGAAAGAATCAGCAAAGAAAAAGCTCTTTACAGTGATGTGAGTCACACACCTCGAATTAGCTGATGCTCTTACCTGGAATAGTACCAACTCTCCCTCTTTCTCTTTCAGCTTGCTATATAAAACCTGAAGTAAGTTCAGAAAAAGGTGTGCATGGAGAGGGGGATATATATGTTAATCATTATTCACAAGTACCTCCAAACATACAAGGAGACAATGGTATGATTGTGAGTTAGCGGGAAGAATTCctcataatttaaaaaacaaacCTGAATAATAGAGTCCCTCTTGAGGAGTTCTCCAGTTTTATTCTCTGCATCCTgctaaaaattgaaaaagagaaaaagtgtGTGTTGATTAACTAGGAGTATCCCTACTAAGGATAAACACTCAGATAGGTGCGTTTTACATAAGCATATACCTGCAGTTGGCTACTATTCTGCCTCTCGGTGGCCAGTTCGCTCTAACGGGTTAAAACAAATGGGCGGTTAAGGGTAGTCCATTGAGTTAGTGTACGGTTAGACAAAAGATGATAGCGAAAGCGTCATGCGTATTCGCAGCGATGAGGTTCTGTCCCCTGCATACCTTTAGCTCCTGCACCTTCTGGTCCAGGTTGGCGATCTTGTTctgaggggaaaaatgacaaggtaagggaaataaaaaaattagacgCAAAATATTCGCAATAACTGGAATGGTCCCGGAGACGCTATCTACA
Coding sequences:
- a CDS encoding autophagy-related protein 23, putative; this translates as MAKGTNDTQRNNSINEELLLEIKKMEKELKRRYEEYEELNNSYREVYDSYIVSKTNLDETTNSYEGEILKLETMITEKENQYSDLHESFQELLEDKCKLEAELEGYQKAIYEMEENCASLKESHKEELKEIQEEISNLSSQMSNMNEELEFAKERCRELEKLNEERASTIETLNGKIEDLKEEKKLLGIDMEIIKVQQDRIHEEMKQLHKEKEEVSREREELCRAREELYREREELEQEKERIDKCRDELLQEKELIQTDRDLLGKERQRQENNMKNIIIKFNDLQKELDDLASDNSTKESCLRESEQRVLAMEKEASLWKNKIANLDQKVQELKSELATERQNSSQLQQDAENKTGELLKRDSIIQVLYSKLKEKEGELVLFQNENLSLKNHKEELSKIWDSRTSEMTSIEADLYQKLSNLIIKNKIRDRDDMRFDGHPQSFLLKTLWSGYVDICKSILKSRDGYLYSGSTSHRFICAYNTDLFLDVKQESAKKYLLSYRNVTRGIFQINEDEVKSLVYVGPLSKCQGHSVSPCSDKVNLEMTKGQSCNYVFEEMYVTKKGTKIVLIKEKQTGMYFSGLHRNMPPQENEKKKTGVDKLEYNNVVCTLINYMTNEEKEKSKGDIILKTSNQKVKIESGEESMEGVNKTRLVKNQQDKPNRGNSSKGESAIMGRNKGETKGAVKTEVGKKNTKLALPPSTVCPKGNYKQVKKEQKMSEENLHRYNIAKEMLLLPGSNDSSGSNGCDANNRGEDNRGSEGGDSASTEDGGRVTLFHLKNEYGNDTEEESKCVEKEKMGTSRTDGKNPVESFLKHRDGVTYSVVSLANTGDFNDTNIVLTINKEEAILFEVFNYEQIAEHDAVRFASEYVLHLLSNWEKGGNCPSSQDASSTTVCSEHNSNVFTLLDGDWCILPAYM